Proteins encoded within one genomic window of Triticum aestivum cultivar Chinese Spring chromosome 2D, IWGSC CS RefSeq v2.1, whole genome shotgun sequence:
- the LOC123051448 gene encoding ubiquitin-60S ribosomal protein L40-like, whose protein sequence is MQIFIKTITGQTLTLEVKSTDTVDTVKARIQDKQGITGAASQDDPHQLPSLVFAGKQLDEDDGRTLADYGIGKESTLHHVLGLRGGFRQRSWYPHISPTLLALALRYNENKMICRKCYGRLPPGATNCRKKKCGHTNDLRPKKRFDGRAGLRGK, encoded by the exons ATGCAGATCTTCATCAAGACCATCACCGGGCAGACTCTCACGCTCGAGGTCAAGAGCACTGACACCGTCGACACCGTCAAAGCTCGGATCCAGGACAAGCAAGGAATCACCGGCGCCGCCTCCCAAGACGACCCGCACCAGCTGCCGTCCCTCGTCTTCGCCGGGAAGCAGCTCGACGAGGACGACGGCCGGACGCTGGCCGACTACGGCATCGGCAAGGAGTCGACGCTGCACCACGTGCTCGGCCTCCGCGGCGGCTTCCGGCAACGTAGCTGGTACCCCCACATCAGCCCCACCCTCCTAGCGCTTGCGCTCCGCTACAACGAGAACAAGATGATCTGCCGCAA GTGCTATGGACGTCTTCCTCCGGGGGCTACCAACTGCCGCAAGAAGAAGTGCGGCCACACCAATGAC ctaAGGCCGAAGAAACGTTTCGATGGTAGAGCAGGTTTACGAGGGAAATAG